A genomic region of Xiphophorus couchianus chromosome 9, X_couchianus-1.0, whole genome shotgun sequence contains the following coding sequences:
- the ncl gene encoding nucleolin produces the protein MVKLAKAATQAQKKKAPPPKQVEEEEDSSEEDSSEEEEAPPAKVAKKATPAKATKAVKNGVTAKKAESDEDDDSEESSEEEAPPPKKTPAKATPAKAKTPAKAAKAKESDDDEDDDDESEEEAPPPKKAAKAAAKPAKGPAKPVVKTQSAKESSDEEDSEEEAPPPKKATPAKPAAKAPAKAAAAEESSDDEDSEEEAPPPKKTPAAKQSAKPAAKAQPAEESSEEDDDEDDSEEEMDTTPAPAATKAKKAGMVKAKEESEDDDEDDDEDDEEDEEEEEEAPVKPAKRKAEGKKETPPAKKVKSDGEGLSLFVGNLNCNKDFEEIKDGLRKFFSKNDIEVTDVRLGMSKRFGYVDFANEEDLNKALELNGKKFMGQEVKLDKARSKESSQEGKKERDARTLFVKNLPYSATIDDLKELFESAVDVRLPQGQTGSNRGIAYIEFKTEAEAEKMLEEAQGAELQGRSIIVDYVGDKSQKGARPSAGGATSKTLVVNNLSFSATEDVLQSTFEKAVSVRIPQRDGRPKGFAFVEFENAEDAKEALENLNHTEIEGRSVRLEFSQNSGGRDGGRGNSGPTKTLFVKGLSEDTTDQSLKDSFEGSVGARIVTDRDTGASKGFGFVDFDNESDCKAAKEAMEDGEIDGSKVTLDYAKPKGEGGFRGGRGGGGGGGRGGFRGGRGGGFGGFGGRGGGRGGGRGGRGGRGGFGGGRGGGGFGAKPQGKKIKFDD, from the exons ATGGTGAAGTTAGCAAAG GCAGCAACTCAAGCTCAAAAGAAAAAGGCTCCCCCACCTAAACAggtggaggaagaagaggactCTAGCGAGGAGGACAGCAGTGAAGAGGAAGAG GCTCCTCCAGCGAAGGTTGCAAAGAAAGCAACTCCAGCAAAAGCTACAAAAGCTGTCAAGAATGGTGTGACTGCTAAGAAGGCTGAAAGTGATGAAGACGACGATTCAG AAGAGTCATCTGAGGAAGAGGCGCCACCACCTAAAAAGACACCTGCAAAAGCTACACCCGCAAAGGCAAAAACACCAGCTAAGGCAGCCAAAGCCAAGGAGtcagatgatgatgaagatgacgACG ATGAGTCTGAAGAAGAGGCACCACCTCCCAAGAAAGCAGCCAAGGCAGCTGCAAAGCCTGCCAAGGGTCCTGCCAAGCCCGTAGTGAAGACCCAATCTGCAAAGGAGTCTTCTGATGAAGAGGATTCTGAGGAGGAGGCTCCACCCCCTAAGAAGGCTACTCCTGCTAAGCCTGCAGCAAAGGCACCAGCcaaggctgctgctgctgaagagtCCTCTGATGATGAAGACTCAGAAGAAGAGGCCCCACCACCCAAGAAGACCCCAGCAGCCAAACAATCAGCAAAACCAGCAGCTAAAGCACAGCCTGCTGAAGAGTCGTCTGAGGAAGATGATGACGAAGATG ACtcagaggaagagatggataCCACTCCAGCTCCTGCAGCCACAAAGGCAAAGAAAGCCGGCATGGTCAAAGCAAAGGAGGAGTcagaggatgatgatgaggacGATGATGAGGACGACgaagaagatgaggaggaagaagagg AAGCCCCAGTAAAACctgcaaagagaaaagcagaaggCAAGAAGGAGACCCCACCTGCTAAGAAAGTAAAGTCAGATGGTGAAG ggctCAGTTTATTTGTTGGAAATTTGAACTGCAACAAAGATTTTGAAGAGATCAAAGATGGGCTGAGAAAGTTCTTCTCAAAAAACGACATCGAGGTCACTGACGTCCGGCTTGGAATGTCAAA GAGATTTGGCTATGTAGACTTTGCAAATGAGGAAGATCTCAACAAAGCGCTGGAGCTCAACGGCAAGAAATTCATGGGTCAGGAGGTGAAGCTGGATAAAGCTCGCAGCAAAGAGAGTTCACAAGAGGGCAAGAAAG AGAGAGATGCCCGGACATTGTTTGTTAAAAACCTTCCTTACTCTGCAACAATCGATGACCTGAAAGAGCTGTTTGAAAGTGCAGTTGATGTTCGATTACCACAAGGCCAAACTGGTTCAAACAGAGG catTGCCTACATTGAGTTCAAAACTGAGGCTGAAGCAGAGAAGATGTTGGAGGAAGCACAGGGAGCTGAGCTGCAGGGGAGATCCATCATTGTTGACTATGTTGGAGACAAGAGCCAAAAAGGAGCAAGGCCATCTg CAGGTGGCGCTACTAGCAAAACATTGGTGGTGAATAATCTCTCCTTCAGTGCCACAGAGGACGTGCTGCAGTCCACTTTTGAGAAGGCCGTCTCTGTAAGGATTCCTCAAAGAGACGGTCGGCCTAAAGG atttgctTTTGTAGAATTTGAAAATGCAGAGGATGCCAAGGAAGCTTTGGAAAACCTCAACCACACAGAAATAGAAGGTCGCTCAGTGCGACTGGAGTTCAGCCAGAACAGCGGTGGAAGAGATGGAGGTAGAGGAAACTCAG GTCCAACAAAAACTCTTTTTGTCAAGGGTCTTTCCGAAGACACAACAGATCAGTCTCTTAAGGACTCCTTTGAGGGGTCTGTGGGAGCCAGAATAGTTACAGACAGAGACACCGGCGCATCAAAAGG TTTTGGTTTCGTGGACTTTGATAATGAGAGTGATTGCAAGGCAGCAAAGGAGGCCATGGAGGATGGTGAAATAGATGGCAGCAAAGTGACTCTGGACTACGCCAAGCCAAAGGGTGAAGGCGGCTTCCGTGGAGGCAGAGGTGGCGGCGgcggaggaggacgaggaggttTCCGTGGAGGCCGTGGTGGGGGATTCGGTGGGTTCGGTGGTCGCGGTGgcggcagaggaggaggaaggggtgGACGCGGCGGACGTGGAGGTTTTGGAG GTGGAAGAGGAGGCGGTGGATTTGGAGCAAAACCCCAGGGGAAGAAAATCAAGTTTGATGACTAA